A stretch of DNA from Aciduliprofundum sp. MAR08-339:
AGCCAATAGGAGGAGTGTAAACAAAAAAGGAGGATGGAAATATGAAAGACGAAAAAAAGAAAATTATGATGGCAAGTATAGTGACTCTTCTAGTGTTGCTTAGTATATTCGCAATAGTTCCGGCTAGTGTTTCTGCTGCTTCACAGTCTCCTACAGTGAAGGCAGGGACCACTGTGGGTACAGTAACACTGAGTCCTTCTAACGGGGCATTTCCAGGACAGATTGTGTATTATAAGTGGACAGGGGTGCCTACTGATCTCGTTCCGCCTGTATATGTGACTGTGTATATGAATGGTGCTGCGTATTCTACTCAGGTTGCGAGCTATGATAGTGTAAATGGTATTTTGACAGGCACTTTTACAATGCCCAATGATCAGCCCGGTACAACATTTGATGTATCATTCTCATATACAGATAGTGCTGGAAATTATGCAACCTCTACGGTGACGGGAACTGGGACTATGTATGTTGGTATGTCGCCTCAATCTAATGTCACAGCGAGTTCTGTATATCCTCAGGAGGGTAGTGCACAGTTTTCTGGTACTACTTCCCTTGGTGGTTGGACAGAGGGTACAATATCATCCAGCAGTAGTAATAGCATGGGCTGTTCTATGTGGGACTTTAATGTAACCAATCAGCTTTATCCTCACTACACGAACCTTTACAACTCTACTATGGCCCCAGATCAGTCTGTTGATATAAATGCTCAGGCAGCCTATGTAACTCCTGCAAATTTCACCCAGAATGTTGCTAGTCACAAGACAGTTGTAAATGTGACAACGGTTGACAAAGGTACTGCAATACTTTCCCTTCCTGCAACAGATGTGATCCCTTCTACATTTACGTTCAATAACGCAGGGAACCAGATAACTAAAATAAAAACAAGCTTCTATGTAAATTCTACAGTATCTGGAGTTTTGGTATCCTTCAAATTTACAGGGATTTATGCCTCTACTATTACGGCTCCGGGAACTTACACTATGCCAGGAACATTTGTTACTGTGTCTCCTGCTTCTCTTACTGAGCTTACCGGTCAGTTCTCGGCAAGCTATGATATTCATGACTTTGGGATATCAGGCAGTACTTATTATGTGAATTATACTCTGAGTATAACCTTTAGTGGTTCTTGGAGCTACGTAAGTGTTAACGCACAGTATCTCACTTCAACATATGTAAACAATACTGGGACTTCATCCACGTTTACGAACACAACCACTGTAAATCTTCAAGCAGGATATTCATTTGAAAGTAAATATGTAGGTCTCGAGAATCCAGGTATTACAGGGACTTATGTATTTTCCTTCTACAATAACACGCTGAACACATGGGTAAATGGAACCCAGTTTAGTTTCTCAAATAACACTACTGCACAAATTATAAATGGATTGGCGCCAATATATTTCAACAATACTATAAATATGATTGGTTTCAACAGAACTGTAACTGGTGCTATAAATATAAGCCTGACTACAAACTATTTTATCCAGGGAGTTTATGCAATAGCACCTGCAGTGTGGGATTTCAATATGACCTTGAATTTCTCTTTGATGTCTGATGATGGACTTATAATGGTCGATGGATATCTAATAAATGATACATATTGGGTTAAAACTCAGCAGTTAACATTGCAGGCAGTTGTTACACCCACTCATGATTTCGGTAACTGGAATCAGGAGTTCTATCCGTTGATTAATGCTACTTTGTCTACTTATCTTGGATATCCAAAGATTAACTATTTTGGCGTTGGGAAAGTTATGCCTACCTTTACCTATGAGGGTCAGCAGGCCACTCTTACTTTGGGTGCTACTGATGTGGTTGCTAATTTTGTAGCTCTACCGTCTACTGTGGGAACACCAAATTATTTCTATGGAGAGAGGGCGATCACTGGTCTTAATGAGACCTTGGAATATGGCTCTTATGTGGGTGCAGCAGATGTTAATGTTACTGTGACTGTGAATGCAGTATCTCCAGTGATATATGGTGTTACAAACACTGGTGTTTTGAATATAACATACAATGTAACAACGGCAGCCAACAATACGGGTATGGAAATAGTGCTAAATGAGAGTACTGCCCCCGCAGTTAATTTTGAATTTACAGTGGGTAGTGTGCCTATGGATTACACAAACATTCTGATGGCTAACTACTATAAACTATCACTCTATGAAATTGCTTGGTACCTTCATGATGCGAAGTTTATGGCATGTCTGTATGCAGTCTTCCCAGGGTACTCTGGAATGCTTGTATTTAATGGAACAGGTTCCAATAATGCGGTCAATACCCTCCTAACCATAGGGACATCTATTTCTGTGCCCGGAATTGTTAGTGGGTTAAGCGGATTCGCCAACAACTCCATGGGTGGCTGGTACAATGCGTCTCTCTATGTGAGTAGTAATAGTTACTATGCTCTCTATGGAGGAGTGTTTAAGGGTAATTATTATATCTATGCAGATTTCGGTGACATAAAGAAAAATTCAACGGAGTATCCATTCTTTGAGGGTTATCTCTATACAGATATTTCTACTGCACCAGTAGAACCAGCTCTTCCAGTAAATGAGATCTATGCTTTGGACGGAATGTACTATTCCTCAGGAATGGATATAACCGATTATATGCAGTATGTGAATATAACAAATGCTAATGTCTCAGGAATGCAGACTATAACTTGGAATGCCTATGGAATATCTAATACATACAGATGGTACACTGGTAACTTTGATATAATAATGACCACCTCGACATCTTGGTCCAATACCTTCTACAATGTGCCTCTTAACGTTACAGGTACTCTGCCCCTTGGTGCTGGATCTTCAGGAGCTACGGTAGATGTGTACTATAGTATTACAGTTGGTAGACCTTTGCAGAATGTTTCACTAACACCCATAATAAATAGTATCACAGGTGTTACAACTATGGCATCCATTGGGAATACTACTACCAGTGTGTATTATAACTTGTATTCTGTGATCAGCAATAGCACTTCACTGCTCCTCAATCTGCAAAACGGCGGAATGAATTCTTACAGTATGGCTCTTTCAGGATCTGCCCAACAGGAGATAAAACTACAGAATTATCAGCTGACTTTCTATGGTAATATAAATGGAGTGACATTCGTCACTGGGTCTGTACTGGTGAACAATGTGGGCTCCTACTTTGTAATGGGTACGGCCAACTCCATGTATGGCTCAGGAACTCTCACTGGATATGTAAATATCCTGCAACATACTCCATATGTTAGCTCATATGGAAATGGATACAACGATTTCAGGATGGTAGGATATTTCAATGTGCATCTGTATGCGGCTAATGGAACACAGGCGTACTTCCAGGTTGAATTGCCAGTTATAAATAACTTTGTCTATTCTCCGAGCAATCAGTATTATGTGTGGAGTGTGCCTTCAGAGTTCTCTTATACAACGGTTAAGGAATCCTCTAACTATGGAATGGTGGATTATGGAAATTACAAACTAGAGCAGGGCTCTGGTGCTATGGTTGTAACCCTTTCCAATGATCAGATAGCTACCATAGTTACTCAGCTGGGAGACGTGGTTAACGTATCCATATCACAGCTTAACGCCAAGATTGTGGGTCTCTGGAATACTGCTAACGAAACCTATGCACTATTGAATACTGCATATGGCCAGATGAGTGCCAAGCTAAGTGCGATTGATGCCAAGATCACAGACATAAGCAATGGAATGGCGACGATACAGACAGATATAGGCAACATACAGACCTCCTTGAGCAATCTGGATGCGAAGGTCACAGACATAAGCAATGGAATGGCGACGATACAGACAGATATAGGCAACATACAGACCTCCTTGAGCAATCTGGATGCGAAGATAACCAAGCTCCAGGGAGATGTTGCAACCATACAGACCACGCTTGGAACCGTGCAGGTTAAACTCAATGCCATAAATGCAACAGTGGTGAGCAACGCAAAGGGCATAAGCGATCTCAAAGGCAGCGTTGTTGAGATACAGACCACACTCGGTACCATAAAGGGTACGGTCACTGACATAAAGGATGGAGTTGCAACCATACAGACCAACTTGGGCACAGTGCAGACCGATGTGAACAGCATCAAGACCAACACTGCAAACACTGCAAACAGCGTGAACACCACACTCTACTGGGAGATCGGCGTGCTGATACTGGTCATCATAACCCTTGCACTGGTGGCCTACGTCATCGTACAGGTGAACAAGATAGCCAAGAAGAAAGAGAGCGTGGAAGAGGAAACAACTGAAGAAACAGAGGAGTAATCCTCTCTAACCTCTTTTTAATTTTTGTTTTGTGCATTTGAAATTTATTCAGTTTTTGTGGATATATTATTTGTATTATGAGGAATATGTGAATCTATGTAGGCCCAATCAACCACATACACTTCAACCCAGTCCGTGTTGTCTGCTGTAGCGTTTCTGAATATAAGTTTGAATGGTTCGTGGTGGAATTTCTCGTATCCTGCACGGCCCATGAATACTGGAGGTTGCAGAGGATTTTGAGAGTTGTTGTATCCAAATACGCCATTTTCGTACATCTCCTTGGTTATCACAACGTAGCCTATTTTTGGATAAGTGCCGTTCAATCCTTCCAGTTCATCAAGACAGTCGGTCCATTTGGTGGCATTCCATATCTTGTAATCGTACTCAAAGCTGGAAGGGAATCCGTATGCTTCCAGTATGGTGCCAAGCATATGGTTTGTCGCAACAGTGTAGTTTCTGTTTCCATTTTCAACTAGCCAGTTAATCCCACTCATGACAACTGAGGATACCCCTTCAGAGGTGGAGCGTTCTACCTTGTTTATGAATGAAAAAGCGGTTATTCCACTCATAACCAAAATAAAGGATAAAATGAACACGAATATTATCTGAAATACCCTGCCCATTGGCACCCTCTCCTCGTAAGTTATTGGCTCACTCACTGATTTTACTATTCCTGCAGGCATGGGAGTTGCAAGTTCAAGGGTATTCTCTCCAAACAGGCGGTGTGGTGTGTAAAACTGATTTTCCACAGATAGTTTTACTCTTCTCCTTACAGAAACCTTCTTGAACACTTTACTCTGAAGAATTGTCACGATCCCTATTGCTCCGACAATTGAAAGGGGTTCCATGAGATACTCTATGTGCCTCCAAGGCTCCAGAGAGGACCAGGTGATCAGTCCGAAGAGCAGTGAGGATACTATGGAAATCATCCATCCACCCACTATATGAAAAAGTTTTGGATATCTGTGCAGTCTTGTAAATCCGACACCTATAAATCCTATGGTTAGCATGAAGGGTATGGAGTAAAAAATGGCCACCATCGGGATCCAGTAGCCCCTAAGTCCAATCAGGGCGAGTGCCAGAAATATTGAGAATGATACGGTTAGGGAAATTGAGAACACCTTCAATATTTTCAGTGAATCCAGGCTATTTAGGATATTGCCTCTGTATTCGGCGTGGAATTTCGTAGAAATGAAGTACAATGCAATTATAATTGCGATACCAAGAGATGCAGTACCGTACCATGGAATTAGGTAATGGAAAGGAGAGGTCATGAAATATTTCATTCCCGGAACACGGAGAATCCAGTAGGCAATTGTTGTTATCGTGAAAAACACTATGAAGAGGAATGATTTTTTAACATCTCTTTTTTGAATGAATCCGTACATTCCCCCTAATGATGTTATGCCCGTGATGGATATTATGTATATGTAATTGGTTAGGTGATGGGACAGAAGCAGGGCTATTGAAAATGGTACCAAGTACAATATGTATTTATCCTCCTTGAGCCATTTTATGAAAAAATATAGGGAGAAGAGCATGAAGAAATGACCCACTGTGAGTAAATAGGGCATTGAGGTCTGGTACACATGTATCGGGTTGATTGCAAGCAATGCTGCAGATATTATACCTATCTTCCTGCTTCCTGTGAGTTCATATGCTATTAGGTACAGGGGAACCACACAGAGTCCTCCGATCACCGGCGGTACTTTAAGAAGGAGTTCCTGAGGAGGAAGACCTGTGAAAAGGTGAACCAGAAGTATTATGGAGTAGAGCATGGGAAATGACCCATATCCTGAAGAACCCCAGACTGCAGGATACTCGTAGAATGGATTCTTCTTTATTAGAAACTCAATTGTTATTGAGTAATAAATTCCAAAATCGGTACCCCATGCCGAATATATCCAGGCGGGAATTGAGCGAATTATTATGGCAAATGCGGTGATAAGCGCAAGATAAAACTTCCACCCACCCAGATACTTTTTTATATTCATCTCTCCCACCATTGCACTGGCATTATTTAAATATTTTTAAAATTGGATCACCTTTTATTTTGTTCCTCTTCAAATTCTCTTAGCTCTCTAATGAATTTTTTGATTCGTATTCTCATAATCTCGGCAAGGTACTCTTCTTCCAGATAAAGCGAGATGAATTTCACCTTGCTTTTTATTATCCTGCTCATCGTATTTTTTATAATTTCCACCTATTTAAGCTTTGTCCGGATAATTACAAAGTTTTAAATGTGATGATTTAATTGAGTTTACCGTGAATTCGGTAAAAATTGCTGTGCTTCTTGTATTTGTGTTGGGGATGACACTTGTGGTGCTGGGCGGCGTGTTTAATCCCTATACAGAGGTGGTAAATCTTCCGGAGGGAGGATTCAGGGGTATAGGATTTAGAATGTACGGAGGGGAGGTGGTGAGCTACAACCTCACATCATTTCATACATTCACCGTATACATAATGAGTAAATCCGAGTTTTACAAACTGCTTAACAATGGCACGTTTAACGGAAGTTATTACACTCAAACTGGGAGGGCTATGGAATTGAGTTTTTCTGTTCCCAAGACTGGAATATACTATATCGTAATAGCGAATTTCAATTCAAAAACTGCCATAGAAGTTGACCTAACGTTCAAGAAGACCCTGAACTGGCCTCTGGCTATTGCGGGCAGCTTAATTGTGATACTTTCTACGATTTCTCTTTTATTTGTGATTCATTTGGATACCAAGAAACCACCAAGGGATTCACAATGTCCAAACTGTAAGCGTGAGGTAAGCTCCCGATGGAGATTCTGCCCCTACTGCAGATACGAACTTGGGGGAGAGAAGGATGAAAATTAAGGCTGTATTACTCATCCTGCTTACCTTGCTCACCTCACTCACACCCATGATACACGCCGAGGGTTCAAATGTTCTTGGCTACCAGTGGGATTTCTATGGACAGCATTTTTCTCTTAGCATATTCATAAACGGTACTTCAAAGCCGGAGATAACCCACGAGGGCAATGTATGGAGTATTAGTATGTCCATCCCCTACTCCGATTACTCTTTTTATCACAGATATCCTGCTGGATACAGGATTGGAGATAATTATACTTACCTTGCCTATTTCCTCACACCAAATGATACCTATATGAAAGAACTGGCCAGCATGCTGGATTCCATAGCAAGGGAAAACGGATGGAACAGGTTAACAGAGGCAAATTTCATACTCTCCTTTGTGCAGAATGTTCCATATGTAAGTGATTTCAAGTCTACAGGATTTCTTGATTACTACAAGTTTCCCATTGAAACTCTTCTGGAAAGAGGTGGTGATTGTGAGGATAAGTCCCTGCTTCTGGCCACGATAATGTACATTCTTGACTACGATGTTGTGCTATTTGTTATGAAGGTTATATATGGGGGTGTTTATGGGCATGTGGCAGTTGGTCTCAATGTACGCGATCCATCAGGACCATTTAGGGTGTACCTGAGAGATTATTTTGTTTACAAAGAAACGAGGTACTACTATATGGAGTCCACAGGGTCAAACACCATGCTGCTGGATGGAGGTTCCATAAAATACGTTCATTACTGGACTGGCATATCGCCTGCAGAGGCGGGCGCTAAAATTGAAAATTTGACAGTCGTTCCTCTAAACACCAGGCATTATGATGGTTATTTTCCAAAGTATGGGTACGTGAAGGAGGTAAGAGAGCACTCTGGATTTGGATGGTATTTCTTATACGCTTCACTTCTCGCACTTTCGTTTTTAACTCTCTTTGCATATGCCCTCAGGAAAGAGAAAAAAAGGTGTCCTGTTTGTAATTACGAACTTGAACCCGATTTTGAGTACTGTCCAAACTGTGGTTACTGGCTGAGAAAACCCTAAATGCGGGGGGAGGGATTCGAACCCTCGAACCCCTACGGGACGGGACCCTAAATCCCGCACCTTTGACCTGGCTCGGTAACCCCCGCTTCCTAGGTATATCTCCCAAAATAATTTAATTCTTTTCTTTCTATGCCTTCATCAATAAAACAAAGGGAATGTGGAATTTTTAAATTTTTCCAAAATTGGAAAAGGTTTTGGAAGATTTTCCAAAAATGCCTTATTTTTTCTGTATTTTAATTGTTTTTATTCGGGAAATAGCTAAGATATGATCCTGCTGCAAAGTTAAAAAATATTATGTATTTAACTTATTTTTCAACGCATTATTTTTATTTCCAGTTTTTTCCAAAACATGGGTAAAACTCAGAGAAGCATGGAATTTTATCGTGGCTGGATAATATATAAAAATTCCCTCAAAAATCATTGGGTTGAGAGCGGTTGGAAGTAGTGTTTTACAGGGGTTGGAAATGGTTGAGAAAGGTTGAGAAAAAGTTGAGAAGAGTTGAGAAAAGTTGAGAAATTGGTTGGAACCGGTATTTTACAGAGGTTGAGAGCGGTTGAGAAAAGTTGAGAAAAAGTTGGAGTTCCAACCACATATTATACCCCTATATGTTCCATGATTTCCACCCATGGAAAAACACGTGCATTCTCATGTATAATACATGAGAATATACATGAGAAAAACCCAATTTTCTCATGGTGACATCGCCCAAGAAGTTGCGTGAAAAATTTCCGAGATATTTTTAATTCTCTCAACTTTTTTCATAACTTTCTCAACTTTCATCTTCTCTTTCCCGATTTTCTTACTCTATTCAACTCTCCTCCGCATACAGGGCATGAGGAGTAGTATTTTGAATAGTACCTTCCGCAGGATGTGCATCTCCACTTCCACCTGCGAATCTCTTTTATCTCATCCTGATGAATGCCCATAAATTCCAGGTTCAAATGAGAGGCAACATTCTGCATTGCGTAATCATCCGTAATCAGGGTTGCGTTAAGTTGCAGAGCAAGTGCTATGAGTTCAATGTCCACATTGCTCAAGGAATGAAAATCTCCTGTTTCCTTGGCGGCCTTGACCGCTAGTTTTGTGTTGTACCTTGAGGGTGAAACAACCTTTATTATGGGAAAATACACACCCTTGCTCTTGACTTCACTTTCAACACCTGGCGTGGTGTAGATCTCAACATCTCCAGGCGGAATGAATCCTTCGATCAGGGCGGAGGAGTCAATCACATATCTCTTCACACCCCTTTCAATGAGCCATGGGATTTAAGTTTTGTGAAATTTAAAATACATCATCTCCATATTGAATACGGTGATAGAATGGGGATGACACTCACCGAGAAGATTCTGGCAAAAAAGGCGGGAAAGAGAGAGGTCCGAGCAGGAGAGATTGTAACTGTGGAACCCACATGGGTCATGAGCCATGACAACTCCGCTGCAATTTTGCTTAAATTCAAGAAGACAGGTGTTGATAAAGTATGGGATCCGAGAAAAATCGTTATAATCCTTGACCACACAGTTCCTGCGCCAACCGCCGATTACGCGAACAACCACAAAAGCATACGGGGATTTGTGAAGGAGCAGGGCATTGAGAACTTCTGGGATATAAACACCGGAATCTGTCATCAGGTCATGGCAGAGAAGGGCTACGATCTCCCGGGAAGTGTCATAGTGGGTGCGGATTCACACACCACCACGCCCGGAGCATTCGGCGCCTTCGCCGCAGGCATCGGGAGAAGTGAGGTCGCTGCAATATGGGCAACGGGCAAAATATGGCTCCGCGTTCCAGAATCTTATGAAATCATCGTTAATGGAGAGATGCCAAAGGGCGTGTTTGCGAAGGATCTGGCTCTGCACATAATTGGAGATGTAACTGCAAGCGGAGCAGTTTACAAAGCAGTGGAATTCAAGGGCGAAACGATAAGAAATATGAGCATTGCATCGCGCATGGTTCTCACAAATATGAGCGCTGAGATGGGTGCAAAGAACGGAATAATAGAAGCAGATGAAAAAACTGAGAGGTATCTGCAGGGAAGAGCGAGGGGAGATTACGAGATAATGCATCCGGATGAGGATGCGGAATATGAAAGGAGATACGAGTACGACGCCTCCGATTTAGTTCCAAAAATCGCGTTTCCCCACACAGTGGATAATGTTCGTGACATAGATAAGGCGGAGGATATAGAGATAAATCAGGTATTTCTGGGCACCTGCACAAATGGCCGAGTGGAGGACTTGGAGATTGCGGCTAAGATTCTCAAGGGAAAGAGGGTCAATCCAAATGTGAGAATGCTCGTATTTCCCGCATCATGGGAGGTGTGGAAAGAGGCGGATGAGCGTGGAATTCTGAGGATTCTGGCCGATGCAGGCGCTGTGGTTATGAATCCCGGTTGCGGTCCGTGCCTCGGTGCGCATGCTGGCGTTCTTGCCGATGGAGAGAAATGCCTCAGCACAGCCAACAGGAATTTCAAGGGCAGAATGGGCAATCCAAATGCGGAGATTTATCTCGGCTCTCCTGCCACTGCCGCAGCAACGGCTCTTAAAGGCCGAATCACAGACCCAAGGGAGGTGTTGTGAATGGGAAGAGTGTGGAAATATGGAGATGATGTGAACACCGATGTGATATTCCCCGGCAAGTACACTTACAAGATAATGAGCGACGAGGAGATGGCCTCGCACGCGCTGGAGGATCTGGACCCCGATTTTGCCGAGAATGTTAAGCCTGGAGACGTTATCGTCGCGGGCAAGAACTGGGGATACGGATCCTCCAGAGAGCAGGCGGTGAAGTGCCTGAAAGCGGCAGGAATAAAGGCGATAATCGCCGAAAGTTTCGCAAGGATATACTACAGAAACTGCATCAATCTGGGGCTTCCGGCGATAACACTAAAAAAAGAGGACATTGAAAGATTCGATGCCGGCGATGAGGTTGAGTTGGACATAGAGAGGGGAATTATTGAGAACAAGACAAAGGACTTTGTAATTCATTTCCCACCCTTTGAAGGATACGTCATGGACATAATCCGTGCAGGAGGCATAATTGAGTACATAAGAAAACAGGGAAAATGAAACCTCATTTTCCTCTCTTTTTCCACACCGCCATGAGTATGAGCATTAGTGGGAGGATATAGGTGCTGAATTCTGGAACAGGCTCTCCTTGCACGTTCACGGTTATGTACATGGTGTAGTTTATGTGATGGTACTTTGAGTAGAAAGTTATGGCCACAATGTAGTTTCCGGATTCGTTGTTCAGCACGTGTATGTGCAGGTTTTCGGCTTTCCAGTCGTATACTGAACTTCTATTCCAGGAAGGATGCTGGTAGATTGAAGTGTTGAGTTTGCTTCTTGTCTGTATGTAAAAGGATGTATCGTTTATGTACCCACCATTGGCAAGATATACTGTGAGATTTACATCCTTCCCAGCCTGAGTCTCAATTTTCCAGTTATCCACAAAACCGTCTGGAATGTAGTAGGGAGCGTCTCCGTATTTCTTTATTGTTAGGAAGTATCCCGCAAAGAAGTTTGCCACCGATGCATTGTGGATTATTATTCCAACAGTGTGAGTCTCGTTATCCAAATATTCATAATCCCAGTTTGCATCTCCCACGTACACGGAATCATCTGCGATGACCAGTTTAAGATGTGTTGTGACAGACTTCGAATCGTACATTACGTCCACACCTTTATCTTTCAGATAGTTGTACGCATTCTCACTATCATGGTTATCAAGTATGACAGATGCAATATTCCTTTTGCTCACAATCCCATTGACCAGGGTATCAACCCGCTCCTCCGTGCTGTTGGGGTTTGAGTAATAGGCCATGGTGTACATGGCCACGTAGAGTCTCTGGCTTGCAGAATCTATGAGATTCCTTAACTCGTTGTAGGTGTACCCATCGTAGGTTGTCTCTATGCTCAATCCCTGAACGCTTTCATACACATGTCCAGCGCTGGGAGTTGAAGATGCATCGTTCCAGATGGACTGAAAATACCTCTCGTAAACATTGGCAATGCTCTGGTTGAATATCACAATTCCGTACTCGTTGTTCTTTCCAAGAGCGTTTGGACTCCAGTTGTGGGAGCCAAGATAAACCACCTCATCGTCTATGACAACAAGTTTTGTATGCAGAAATTTTGAAGAGCCATCTTCCTTTACGGCCACACCTCTTGATGATAGATAATTCGCCCCGTAATGGTTGGAGGAAATGTCTCCCTCATATACGACTTTCACGTCCACCCCTCTATTTTTTGCTTCTACAAGTGAATTAAGAAGTGTTTTCACTGGCTCGTAATCGCTTAGGAGGAGCATTGATATGTGCACGCTTTTCTTTGCGTTATCAATCAGGTGCTTTATTATGGGTGCGTATCCGTAGTTCTCAATGGGCACGACGAAAATACCTCCCTGGCTTCTTGTGTTTGCAGCATAATCCTGTTGAGTGTTCGTGGTGGGGGTAACTGCAACGTATGTGAGAGAGAGAAGCAGAACTACAACGTAGATGGCTGCAATTTTGTAAGATTTTCTCATTCTGCAGAGTATTTATGGATGCCATATAAACGTTTTCTTAAAATTTATAAACTCGTTAGGCATTACCTAACCGTGCTCACGGAGGCTGAATCAAGGTATATAATGGCGATTTACGACTCCTATAACAGGGGTGTGTGCGAGTTCGGGCCAAAGTACATTGCGAATATCATGAATGTCAAGAGGCCAACGGCCTATGAGATGCTTAACAGACTGAAGAACAAGGGAATTATAGCGAAGTGTGGAAAGAAGTACAAATTTACGGAGGAGGGCCTATCCATGGCCAGAAAGATCATAAGGACTCATAGAATAATTGAAACGATGCTCTATCGGGCTGGCGTGGAACTTGAGCGTGCCTGCAGTGTTGCATCCAGAATTCAAATGGGCGTTGATGAGGATGTGGTGGACACACTTTGCCATTATCTAGGTGATCCCAAAAGATGCCCCCATGGCAGGCCAATCCCTGAGGTGGATAAATGATTGAGGTGCAAAATCTTACCGTGAGATACGGAGAAAATGTGGCCGTTGAAAATGTGAGTTTCAGATTGAAGCACCCGTCTCTGCTTGCGATAATCGGACCCAACGGGGCAGGGAA
This window harbors:
- a CDS encoding metal-dependent transcriptional regulator, with the translated sequence MLTEAESRYIMAIYDSYNRGVCEFGPKYIANIMNVKRPTAYEMLNRLKNKGIIAKCGKKYKFTEEGLSMARKIIRTHRIIETMLYRAGVELERACSVASRIQMGVDEDVVDTLCHYLGDPKRCPHGRPIPEVDK
- a CDS encoding 3-isopropylmalate dehydratase small subunit, which produces MGRVWKYGDDVNTDVIFPGKYTYKIMSDEEMASHALEDLDPDFAENVKPGDVIVAGKNWGYGSSREQAVKCLKAAGIKAIIAESFARIYYRNCINLGLPAITLKKEDIERFDAGDEVELDIERGIIENKTKDFVIHFPPFEGYVMDIIRAGGIIEYIRKQGK
- a CDS encoding zinc ribbon domain-containing protein, producing MNSVKIAVLLVFVLGMTLVVLGGVFNPYTEVVNLPEGGFRGIGFRMYGGEVVSYNLTSFHTFTVYIMSKSEFYKLLNNGTFNGSYYTQTGRAMELSFSVPKTGIYYIVIANFNSKTAIEVDLTFKKTLNWPLAIAGSLIVILSTISLLFVIHLDTKKPPRDSQCPNCKREVSSRWRFCPYCRYELGGEKDEN
- a CDS encoding phospholipase D-like domain-containing protein, producing MRKSYKIAAIYVVVLLLSLTYVAVTPTTNTQQDYAANTRSQGGIFVVPIENYGYAPIIKHLIDNAKKSVHISMLLLSDYEPVKTLLNSLVEAKNRGVDVKVVYEGDISSNHYGANYLSSRGVAVKEDGSSKFLHTKLVVIDDEVVYLGSHNWSPNALGKNNEYGIVIFNQSIANVYERYFQSIWNDASSTPSAGHVYESVQGLSIETTYDGYTYNELRNLIDSASQRLYVAMYTMAYYSNPNSTEERVDTLVNGIVSKRNIASVILDNHDSENAYNYLKDKGVDVMYDSKSVTTHLKLVIADDSVYVGDANWDYEYLDNETHTVGIIIHNASVANFFAGYFLTIKKYGDAPYYIPDGFVDNWKIETQAGKDVNLTVYLANGGYINDTSFYIQTRSKLNTSIYQHPSWNRSSVYDWKAENLHIHVLNNESGNYIVAITFYSKYHHINYTMYITVNVQGEPVPEFSTYILPLMLILMAVWKKRGK
- a CDS encoding NOB1 family endonuclease produces the protein MKRYVIDSSALIEGFIPPGDVEIYTTPGVESEVKSKGVYFPIIKVVSPSRYNTKLAVKAAKETGDFHSLSNVDIELIALALQLNATLITDDYAMQNVASHLNLEFMGIHQDEIKEIRRWKWRCTSCGRYYSKYYSSCPVCGGELNRVRKSGKRR
- a CDS encoding zinc ribbon domain-containing protein; amino-acid sequence: MKIKAVLLILLTLLTSLTPMIHAEGSNVLGYQWDFYGQHFSLSIFINGTSKPEITHEGNVWSISMSIPYSDYSFYHRYPAGYRIGDNYTYLAYFLTPNDTYMKELASMLDSIARENGWNRLTEANFILSFVQNVPYVSDFKSTGFLDYYKFPIETLLERGGDCEDKSLLLATIMYILDYDVVLFVMKVIYGGVYGHVAVGLNVRDPSGPFRVYLRDYFVYKETRYYYMESTGSNTMLLDGGSIKYVHYWTGISPAEAGAKIENLTVVPLNTRHYDGYFPKYGYVKEVREHSGFGWYFLYASLLALSFLTLFAYALRKEKKRCPVCNYELEPDFEYCPNCGYWLRKP
- a CDS encoding 3-isopropylmalate dehydratase large subunit, with the translated sequence MGMTLTEKILAKKAGKREVRAGEIVTVEPTWVMSHDNSAAILLKFKKTGVDKVWDPRKIVIILDHTVPAPTADYANNHKSIRGFVKEQGIENFWDINTGICHQVMAEKGYDLPGSVIVGADSHTTTPGAFGAFAAGIGRSEVAAIWATGKIWLRVPESYEIIVNGEMPKGVFAKDLALHIIGDVTASGAVYKAVEFKGETIRNMSIASRMVLTNMSAEMGAKNGIIEADEKTERYLQGRARGDYEIMHPDEDAEYERRYEYDASDLVPKIAFPHTVDNVRDIDKAEDIEINQVFLGTCTNGRVEDLEIAAKILKGKRVNPNVRMLVFPASWEVWKEADERGILRILADAGAVVMNPGCGPCLGAHAGVLADGEKCLSTANRNFKGRMGNPNAEIYLGSPATAAATALKGRITDPREVL